GTACCTGTATAACTAGATCTAGCCAAAATGATGCATGTAGAATGCGCTAAATTTCGATTAGCTCAAGTGTGTAGAATTCAGTGCTTCTGGGCTAGTGGTCTTTCATACATTTCTGCTTGGTAAACCTGCATTGGCCTCACGCGTATTTTTGGCAAATAATTAATTGTATGTGAGCGGTGAACGATACGTTTCAACCTCGATCTGACTTCGAAGAAGGGTGTTTTTTTCACTTACGTCAATTGTTATGTTTACATCGAAAAAGAGGAAGCACGCTGTGTTCctgaaaataattacatttgaccctgtcttgtttaaaaaaaaaaaaaaaaaaaaaaaaaaaaagctttgggaTTACAGCAAACTTTAACGTGCAGCGCCAACGAGTGGGTGTTGGTCTTGTATGCGGGGCTAtgctaattaatttgggagatcaGGCATCGTTACTAACGTAGAcgtgtgttttaaaatggttgtttatagcaatgtaaaatattataattttggattatttaaggattgttgtgtgtgtgtgtggaatgctTAAGAAGTAAATTAGTTTAACAACTGTGGCCAGAGACTGATGCTGTTCTGTCCATGGTTGCGATTGTTAAATTTCTATTCCACGTTTCATTCCATGGCATTGTACCGTGCGTTGTTTGGTTTGATGTTGAGTTATAAGCGTTTCTTAACACGAGATCTGCAATGCAATAACAGAAGCCAGGAAGTGTATTATTTTGTGTGAGATGTTTAATCGAGTCAAAATTGAACTGGCCTACCCCTCCAGGCATAAGGCACTCAAAACAGCACCCCATTCAGAGTCTGTTAACGTTGATAGTTATCACGATACAGTAAATTACATGCGAAACATGCAAGTGTTTGTAATAAAACATGGTTTGCTTTGTGTTctgattaatctttttttttaaaaaacaaacaaaaaaaaaaaaaaaactattacttgTATGAGTTTTGCAAAAACTTCTGAACccgacagtgtttttttaagttcTCTACAGTAACCAAATACTGAAGTGCCGCCCTCTCCATGACCTCTTGTTTTCTATACCGGTGTAATTCAAGAATTTATTTAGTAATATGTATAAGGACTGGCAAGCAGTACCTTGGCTCCAAAATATGTATGCATTAGTTTTCCACAATACTGTAGGGACACAAATGAAATGCACTAGGGAGTGGTCGTGTTTTTAGCGCTCACAAATGCTTAAGATAGTTGTGAATGATGCAATGTTTCCACTGTAGGTTATAGATACTGAGTAGTTGACGTTACCATATCCGCATTGGCTCAGATCTGACGTTGCCGTCTTCAGCTGCAAATGATCTTAAACTAATGTCCTGTCGGTCTGATGGTGCCGTTCAAAATGAGGTTTCTTGTATTCCCTGAGTACTGCTGTCAAACAGTGTCTCACAGTGGTAACAGTAAAGTAGTACTGTGCAATATGTTGTATAACTGTATTGATTTGATAATTGTTTTACATTCTTTGTTTCTGAAAATCAGAGAACATTTTACTGGTAATTAGTGCATTTTCTGCTGTAGCGGAGCACAATACTGTCTCCATTTACCCTTTGTGTGTAATCATGTACTGAGGATGCAAACCTAGCTCTCACTGacacttaaagtgtattaaaGAGATTTTATgttctagatatatatatataaaaaatgagatCCTCAGCAACAGGTTCTTGCAACAATTAAGGATGCATTGAATACGTTCGGAGCAAATCCATTGAAACACGTTTTCGCAGACAAGATTCCAAGATGGCGGAAAAAAATTGCATTCGCTGACTGCAAATGCAACACTTTTCTTCCAATAAAACTATTTGGCATAACACTGGCACTTGAGTCATGCTTCACAGTTTAGACTTAGCAACATGACTCTTAGCAAGAATTTAGGATAAGTccttaatgcaaaaaaaaaaatccattattaaGGCCACACTGTTGATTTTAAACATGCCGATGTCACAGCCTAATCCTCACCTAACTTTCACCCCCATGAGAATtagcctaaaatacaattcacAAGGGTGAGCATTAGGCTGCGACACCGGCACACATGTCCAATGTCACTGTGCTGCTTTCCATCGTTAAATTATTTGCTGTGGTCAACAATAACCTGCCTCCGCTTAGCTCGGGCTTGACAAAAACATCCTCTACACACAGTGTGATTGAAACATTGGGGCGAGGCTGCTAGATACATTACAGACTTGGCTTCACAAGCctcgttcatttttttttttactaatacatTAAATGCAGAAACTATCGATCTGTGCATGAACATTATTGTTTGCAGGTTACcgtgtttttttgcatacagtCTCACATTAAACTTTAATTCAGGAGTTAAGGGATGATTTAATTGTGCAGCAGATTCCCTAGTTAGATGATGATCTGAtaatctcttcagccaaagaagcaagcacggtaatttaagacgtcaccataatgaaaaacagtatgtagcgtgagttttgcactaaagcaggatcagctgttgcagggaaaaccaAGTTTATTTCTCCAAACTGACCATTTTTAAGGTGAAAGCAGAATGCAGAGACAAGTGGGACTGTAGTGAGcaagtgtactgctgagaaaaaaaaaacatttagggaaAAAAtaagcatgggagctgcagcatgctgtttcccatatcacagctacacaaTTAAAAGTGCATCACCAATCCCATacacattttcagccagtcttgtattgcaggggccTTGATACTCGGTCGTCCATTTTtcttgttgatcttgccttgctgtgagcagaccactactagtctagcacatgcttaaacctTGCAAAAATGCACCGCTTTCCCACTGGGAACCTCACGGTTCTActtgggtcttttttttttttttatctgatttttAGAGAAAAGACAGATATCATTTTAGCTGTGTAAAAGTTTCTATGCTTCTGGCTTAAAGCCAATACTGCATCTTGAGAATGAAAAAAGTATTTACAATATTCAGTTCCAAGAAGTACCTTGTGACGTTTGACCTGAATTTCAACTTCAGGCTGTATTCCAACTGCAAGGCTGATGCCTAAGGGAAATATTTTAGTATTGCTAAACCAGCCCCAAaaggtcccagagtggctcacctgattAAAGCATAGCCATGTGGTGTGTAGGGCAGGTCAGACACATTGACTGGCAGTCCAGCGTGTTAGGTAGGCAAAACCGtcaaggactgtttctccttatcACACAACAATGGACACTATTAGCCTGGTGAGTTCAAGTGGACACTTCCAGGGCTGGCTTAGTCctcccactgaccttcagttctcctgagctgttgggAATTTTCTGTGGTGAAGgaatgtaattggacattcttaaaaaaaaaccccgcaatacagtgttctgttgtcaCACATCTGAGTTCCTTTATTTTCACTAGTTTCCACTAGATACTTGGTTCCATTTCTCATATAGGCTTCTTTTTAgcatgacatttattttattttatggagATCATATTAAGCACAAACTAATTTCTTTGCTATTCTGTAATTCTCTAATGTGTGTTTCTCTTTCTCTGCAGTCCCCCTTCCTTCTGCCAAGAAATCCTCAAAGAATAAACAAACTATGATGGCCAGCAAGCGAACCCTAGGCTACGTGGACCCTCTGGTCCATAGCAAGGTCCCCCGTCTGGAGACGAGAGCTGACCATGGGATAGCTACCGGCTTGTGCAATCCTGGAACTTACTCTCCTGAGTACAGTGGGACCTACTTCACCTACTGCCTAAAAGGCCAAGATGGAGCTGACCTTCCTGTGCAATGGAGTTCCCCAGGGGCTTACTTGCAGAATGGAAGGAACTCCATTGTCCACCCCTTGGCTGCTGAGAGGCCCCTTACCAATGGTCTTGTATTCAGGTCAGAGCCAGAGATTGCTGGCCAGGCATTCCATACTGAGAAGAGTTCATCTGTTTTGGTTCAAGACCGAATTGCAAATGATAAATGGGCAGATTTTATTGAAAGGCACGAGAACCTTACACACAGTCCCAATGCCCCCGGACTCCATGCTCCAATGGCTCTAAGGAAGTTGGCAGTGGGAAATGCCACTGGGTCCCCACAATCTGAGCATTCTGCGGTCCTGGCTGTCCCAAAGCCTGTCTACAGGAGTAGGGTGTGCTGCACAGACCCTGGGTGCAAATCCAGAATGTGCTTCAGCATAGATACTGGGGCTGACCGGGTTCCTGGAAGACCTTACGAGGGCGAATGGACTTCAGGGTCGGGGCTCTGCTATGCACCTCTGCCGCCCATGGAAAAGAGGAACGGCTTGTTTGAACCAGGGGTTCTGCAGCTGGAGCAGGGAAATGGCTGTAGACCACATCCCAAGGATGCTGGTCATGGAGGTTACCCAAGTTCTAGGCAGCCAGGGGCAATGAAGCTGCCCACTTTTGCAGAGCGAGACTATAACAGCCTGCCATATGATGGCCCCTCGCGGCCTTTGCCCATTCCCCCCACCAAGAGTTATCGCAGCATACAGCCTGCTTCCAAAATCTATCACGACATGTCACAGTCGCCTCCAAAGAACTACCATGAAATGCAGAGGGTGACGGTCTCTCACTCACACATGCCTCCCCCAGTCTACCAACCGAGATCTCCTGTTTCCAAATACCCCCAGCTGCACCAGAGGCATGTGTATCTCTGTCCGCAGCGAGGTCTGAACATTGAGAAAGCTGCAAGCTACAAAGATTTGGGACTGCAGCTTATGGGGGATGCTTCTCCCAACCAGCCCAGTACAAGAAACGCATATCCTGCAACCTCAGAGCAATATCTTTTCCACACTCCCCCACCTCTATATAGCACAGTTTCAATGCCCTATTCAGTGGTTTCAGCAGGTGTTCGGAATGCACCGTCACAAAGGGACTATGAACTTCCTTATTCGGGATACAAAGTGCCGCTGAGCCCAGGGCATAAGGTGAATCTTCCTGACGCATGTGGCACACACATTCGAATGGATTTTGCTGATTGTCCTGTGGATTGCACTTCCCAAAATCTCCAGGTAATGCCACCACACAATGATCTTGGCAGGTACCGGCCAGCAACCAGTGCATTCCAACCTGTTCGTGCATCTTACAGGCTTGAAAATCCAGCACATATTGTCCCGAAGGATGCTTCTGTAGCACGGCAGACCATGCAAgaaaaaacttcaaataatctCCTGGAAGATCAGTCTTTCTGTCGAATTGGCCTTCACAAGGAAAGGAGTATCGCTGCAGTGGGGAAAAATAGAGGGGTCATAGCAGAGCATGGAGGTCAGAAGactaataatgatgatgatgattataatAATAGTAGCAAACTAAGTAGTAAAGGGGGTGCATGCAGTCCAATTATAATTGACTCTCCCCCCAGGAGGGAACACAAAAGCAGCAGTGACCTCTATGAAGTCACAGTCTCCAAGagaaatgaagaaaaaatgtCTGGGAAGGAAGACCAGAAAGCACAAGATAGTGGCAATACAGAtaaatctctctctccctcctcccccctcatGCCTGTTATCAATAACGTATTCAGCTTGGCTCCGTACAAGGCCTACCTGGAAGCATCAGGAATATTGTCTTTTCCAAATAGCGAAAAAGAGGAATCCTCTCCATGTTCAAGGCAAAAAACAGAAAGGCAAGCGAGTGAAAGTTACTCAAAACAGGAAACTGAGAGGCCTGCTTCTAGGTCGTCCCCAATAACTGGTAGAGAAGACTCTTGCAAAAGAGAGACAGAGGCCAAAAATGAGGCTGCCGAGTGGGGAAAAAGAGAGAGCAAACAGGCTGTCTATGACACCAGGCAGCCAACCGCCCATTTTGATTTAAAGGCTGACAAAAGCAACTTCATGCAGCCAAACCTGGATGGCCATGTGGTCGAGGGAGAAATGGTTGGTGGTGTGAGAATGAATAGTCAGGCTACTGTGCTGGATCTCAGTGTCAAAAAACCTGGCAGCCAGAGCAACCCTTTAACAGACAACATTAGTGACTATAAAATGGGGGATAGAGCGATAGTCCATGAGAAAAGGGAGACACTGTGTAACTTGGAACGAATTGAAAAGAGAGATTTCCAAACTGTAGTTTCGACTCCCACATCTGAGAGCCCTGTGAGCAGCAGTACAACCACTTTCATGCACAAAAAATTCCAAGTCCTTAAACCGGCCCCCACAAAGCTGGTTGTGACTCCACCTCTGCTGCAGAATACGAACAATGAACCATCACCAACTGTCGAAAAACACCTTTCTGTCCAGTCCCTTAAGTTGCCCACTTTCAAGCTCATCCTACCAGATATCATTAAAACTGTTTCCCCTCGTGCACCGGAGGTGTCCCATTCCTTGAGTGAGGCTGACAGCAGTGCAAAGACAAACAAGCATTCTCACCGATATTTTATGGAACTCCACCAGTCCCTCAACAGATTGATTGCCAACTCCATGTCCCACACTCCTGAGGAAGAACTGAAGGGCCTATTGGCCAAAATGGAGGAGGACCATGAATCCAAATCCTTACCATCCAAGACGAAGAACATCTCCCGTATTCTGGAGGTCCTCAAAGACCCCCGGGGTAAGGAAGTGTGGCTAAAGTCTGGGGAGATTGCATCAGCCCTCAGCTGTATCCTGTCTCAACTGGAGATCTACATTTACACCAAGAACTGCCCCTTCCCCCATGTGATTCGGGCAGGGACGATTTTCATCCCCATGGTGGTGGTGAAGGAGACGCTGTTCCCACAGCTCCAGGGCTGCTACATCGACCAGGTCCTGCAGGAGCACCGCGTGGAGCTCCGGCCCACCACCCTCTCTGAGGAGAGGCTGCTTACTCAGCTGCAGCagcgctgctgctcctccaaacTTAGGAGGCTCCTCTCCCTCAAGCAGCTTCCCACCATCTACCCTGACCTGCTCAGCCTGTACTACCATGACTGTGTCCACAAACACTTAGGTAAGGGAAAGTCATCCTAATATATACTACCACCTGGTTTCCCATACAAGCTTAAAGTCAGCAGTAGTGTAATTTGAAATGTTATGTTGCTACACACTATTTGTGATATACagtaaaggctgctacacaccagatgcGATGCAACAAGCGAAAATGTGCAGTGATGCgagaaaatgaatagaacctcaggcttctccccaggccttttcaggcTGTCGCCGCCGGGCTGAAAgaacccgatccgcccgtcttgcagatgctactgtgcctttaacaataaggattgattgtgcttctagcagaGTAGGTCACTTGCGCGTTGCTTGATGAAAATTAAAATCTTGGAACcgcatgacagctgtgttacgtcttgacacaacatttaaccaatcagagcgttgaaggggcgggttttgtgttaagcactttgagaggctaaaaatagtgacaatgaatgcagggttttcaaaataagccggcgatcgacgcaatccaccgcctaattttatttgcgccggctactttttattaaatattattattttcgggtattatcattcagtccattttttgttgtattattgtactgtaaggtgatatatagtgcataatagctatacatatgctccaaaaaaaaaaagcatatttcttttgttgtgacattgtaaaaatatgtaccgaggtgcttgtgagagatattgggggttcatgtatagaggctgtatgcctttaagaagaaaggcgtgatgggatatcagctgaacacttgtcagctgatgTACAAATGAGTACTgttgtgtgaaaaaaaataaaaggttaaaatgaacagttgcattcataAAGTGTAGCACACGGAAAAACAgatagacgtgcattaacaaaatgccctgaacaCTTAAcgtaaagaaaacaatttaaatgaagcaataagttcaataattaagctaaaaaggaagtgaaaggGTTACCGgttttttgggagttttttttgtgATAAACCTCCGTTATCTTTCCCCaatcaaatcgtagagtgcctaaataagcacagtaatttaccataataaaaaacagtaatgaaaaaaaatgtagaacataaagagcaaccagatatagtcaacgaaagacaacacattattcaaattctttgtcgtattatatatttaaggtaaggcaagtttatttttccgttaaaagtgctccaGGCTATAATGTTCAGAATTCCTGGGGAGGACTctgaacctatacttttgataagtatctttcccACCACAGACGACACGACCGGTGATGTGTGAGTGACACTGTAGCAACTCAAAATAAATTGGATTTAGTTCTATTTTTTGCAGTTTGTCGTGCGACAACTAGGAATTGGCCAATCAGAGGACAGCTTCAATGCACTTGGTtgagcagggtgaagcagtatccaaaatgacagaggaaacagTAATGCTTGCTGTGGAAAAATAAGACAAAGGTCATTGCAATTATAAAAATACAGATTTGAAACAaaatatgggagtccatttcaaaggaactggataagcctgttatgtatgatttattgccgtatgtgttgaaataccgtcacAAGACACTcctaatttccacatcatgttgacaaatatgtaccagtcttgatcatagttttggcAATAGCAATGGGTCccttcaggtgtgtgtgtgatcatgtcgctgtgaaagtatcttgttgcgtctggtgtgtagcggccttaAGAGGGCATCTCTAAAGAGTCGGTTCTTTTAGTGCCTTGAATTCTTGAGGATAACATATGTCCAGAGATTCAAGACTGGAGTGTAAATGGATCCACATTGTTGTTGTTCTCACCCTTTAAATTAGAATAGGAATGTACGTTGTGTATTCTTCATGGTTCTGTAAGTAGTCAGACCTGTCAAGAATGTTTGGGCCTGGTAGGTGAATCTAACAAGCTTTCCGTTGATTTCAGGTTACTAATTCAGTGCTGATTTGGGATTACACGTTCAAGCTGGGCATGAACGGTTGCTTATTGTAGAGCTTGGAAGGGATTTTTAAAATCCATCAGCCTGAGATTGTGAAGCAGGTGGGCTCACTTGTGGCATAGGTCAATTGCGGGTTTAGTTTACTACTTATTGCTCGTAAATGTCTTTAAGAAATTGATTCTGTCTAGTTTAAAGACCAATAGattcatatttgttttttaagctTAAGTTTTCATCTACTTTAGGGACTGGTCaataagacacttttttttttattgttttcctgcAACACAATGCTGCTAGTAGACTCTTGAACACTGTGGAATCAAATGTTTATTGGTCAGTCACTTTTACAAGAAATTAATATGTTGGTCTTTGTGGTGGATGAATCAGTTTCAGTAACCCTTTAACAAACAAAGTCCTGCCCTGGGAAAAGACTCAAATGAGTAGTACTGCAGAAAACATGCAGATTCCTGATCTGTACTGTGGGTTATACTACTTATTCCAGTGCCTTGATTTTTTTGTTTATGGTAATTTTGTCTATGGCGAAAATGTAAAGGACAAGTGAGATGGAGATGATCCGGTCCTGAAATGCTGTATAATGTATGAGTTTGGATACCTCGTTTTTTGTTCACGCCAAGGTTCTCCCTTAGGTCATCCTGCTTGTGTTCTCCGCCAGCACGAGAGCGACAGGATCAAGCTGCTAACGCTCTTCATTTCTAATGAGGCAGGAATCCCACCACTACCACTGAGTGCTAATTTTATAAACTGAATGTCAAGATCCAAAGAGCCCTACTTTACATGCCAAGACATTGGTGCAAATGGGGATACAGGGAACcattatattatacattttaatgcaAATTTGATGTACATTTTGACTAATAATACATTAAACTAAGTGTCTTATAGTGTACATATATTAGtatactataaaaaataaatttaattcaTTACAAATCCCATTTATTTCTTGCAGGTTCGGGTTCACCTGCTGGCCTTCAAAACTCAGCTCAGGTATCTCCTATTTTCACCAACTGACTCAGGGCGGGATACATCCAGTCATAGTTGTGGGTGACCCTGGACAAGTTGAGGTAATTCAAAGAACAAGTTTACTTCTGGCTTCAGTCATTATCAAGATTTAGTGTTCCAGAAGAGGATCAGAAAACCTACTCCCTTAAAGCTGGAGGGTATACGCTGTGTGTGCTTCAGTATGTACACTTTTAGCAGTGCTAGGTTATGAGGGGAGGCGAGGCTTGACGTTGTGATGTTAGTTACCAGCACTGAAACTCCTGAGCATGAAATGCGTTTCTTGTCATTTCTTGTGAGGAGCATGCTAGGTGTACCGTTCATCAGGTTTGTTTTCATGGTGCTGATCTGCTGCCCTCCTGAAGTCTGAACTGTTCTGTATCTACAGTACACTCAGTTTTCTTCTTCTCTTCAGTCCATAAAGgcagtaaccctaacccttacgaTAAATTGTTTTCACATCCCGTATTTTTCTTTAACTTAAAAGACCACACAAGTAACTTTTGCGGACGGCCACAAGACAGACTTTTGTTGCTAGTGTGTTGCCTTGTAAATAGTGTGGTCACATGAGAGACAAGCCTGCTGTCAACAAGGTGCCAACATTCTGGCAACAAAATAACGCAAACCAATCATTATTAATTTTATGTGTCCTGAATAAAACTCACCATCTCAGAGGGAAGAAAGGTAGCTGCTGCTGATGTAATAATGGAAATTTTAGAGAGAGGAGGAAATGAGAATAAAGTGACAGTTCTATAATCAATCCTGGATTATGAGATGTGATTGAGAGGAGTTGATAGGAATGGAAGCTGGGTTTCCAGTGGATCTCTTTTGCTGCACTGCGGTCTTTTCTTTTTGAGAAACATCCATTCATTCCATTGAATATGTTTTCTCCACCCGGCTGAGGACTTGACTGAAGAGTGATGGTTGTTAGAGCGAACGTGGGAACTACAGGCGGATCATAGAGGGTAGTGGGGGACAATAGATCAGACTGGCTGTTGAGTGTGGAGGGAAATGGCTGACAGACTTCTGATACTGAACAGAAACTGCCAGCTCTTCTGTGTCATCCACAGATTCGACTGCCAAATATTGACCTTTCACCATGTAAAACATTTCAtagatttgtttttactttaccTTGAGCCAAAACAAACCATAAAATGTTGTCCCATCAATTGCAACCAGTATTATTTGCTCCATTCCATGAAGTTAAACTTAATGTTTAACGTGACATTTTCAGTTTGCTTTTTTTCAAAAGTCCAAAACCACATTTAGCGTGACTTGTGGCTATTATACTCTTAAAAGAATTTTGCTTATAGAATGAAAGATCGAAGCACTGTCTGTTTATGGCAACCCTGAGAAGCACGTGGgcataagattttattttttattgtttctaaTATAAACCGTCCCCAGAAGTTTCTGTCGGtgccagtgctccagataaggttttggatcATTTGAGTAATTCTCCAATTAAGACACTGTGAATAAAATGcagcattaccttgaagtcatgagtactttcaatacaTACTATActtttaatgctaacttatggggtaaccacagacttacattttaactgtaatgttactttgaagcACTGTACAAAAAcgtctttttttttcccttattttttcacttttttcattctttttcgcAGTCATTTAATTCTGCcttaatactattaataatagGTTAGTGCAGGAAGCTGCTCCTCTCTGTGTAGTTATCTGCTGCGTTCAGAGTATCCTCCCACTAGTACTAGGCTGTTACAGTTTTTGTAGCTTTCTGCAAATGCTCCTTTCTCAGTCTCTTGTGCTGCCCATTTTAAACTGTACCGAtgctgcactaatgcaaataaaaaaaacaatattttattccttattgatcgccttgctatagcaatatgaagcatcctgactctctccaaacacagaatattatatttattatatcgATTTCCCTTCCAAAAATTCATttgacagataggtaaattggtaggcTGAGTGGGATAGACGGCGCAGAGAGAATGCATTTGCTTATTCCTCAGTCACAAACATGCATTACAAGGGAGTGGATTCAGTCGtgctttatttaaattattttaaacccAGACTTActggtcacgtgtttctggcatGTCCCAGGCTACAGTTAGCTGCCCGCCATGTCTATGATCCATTCTgtagctaccgcatgcagtatattcacaattgaccattgagactcTGGGAACAAATTAAGTACAAGAAGCTGATAACATGTGAagaagctgtgcagcaaaattgctatgcgtattcttTACACATTCCATTTCAATATCATATGTAATTCATATTTTATCAATGCGTAAAACACCAAGTACGCAGCTTATCTTGAGTGTTGGATGATGCTTATCTATTCTGTGTAAGTACAGTTCTCATCCGGAGTGCAGTCAGATTTAGTGATTTTTACCTTGGTAGGCTGCAAGAATTTAGAAGAATGAGTGGATGTTTTATTCCCCTGTGTAACTGCAAAAGAAAAGGAGGGTCAATTCAAAAGGACATtcctgtaactttcatttgcagTTATAGATCCAAAATATACTGGACCACATGTTGGTAATTTTTATAATGCTTTCAAAGTGCTCAGCTCAGTGTGATTCAATACTGCTTAATTTGATATTCAGCGACCCATCCCACTTTCCAAAACTTCTTAAACTCCTCACTGAATAATAGCAATCTTGCTTTCCATCTTGAAATGGACAGTAATGAAGCTGGCAGTAATCTGTGTTGTCTAGTTGAGCTGGGATATAGCTAAATATAATTTCTATGATGAGTTTGTTTGCTCAGTGAAGAATATGTTTAACCCACAATATTTGCTAGTTCTGGGGAGTGATGGCTACCCACTATTTGCTTATGTCTCTTGTGATTAATTGGAAGGGGTTTACTTTTTTAAACAGTTCTCTAAAGGGTCTAAAGGTGTGTCAGTTATCAGAACTTGTCCAGATTGCTTTGTTGGTTCTGTCCAGCCCTCGAAGGTTTCTTCAGCAGAGTCGCATGGTCTTTATTTTGTGTGCATGCGATTGGATGTTTTGTACTGACAAGGTGGCTCTTGTCTTTCAGATGCAGAGTTCCACAGTGGATTGAAGAGAGAGTGGGGAGAACCTCCAGCAGAAAAGACCTTTGACCAAACAATGAAAAGGGAGCATTCACAAAC
The DNA window shown above is from Acipenser ruthenus chromosome 24, fAciRut3.2 maternal haplotype, whole genome shotgun sequence and carries:
- the LOC117429066 gene encoding uncharacterized protein LOC117429066 — translated: MMASKRTLGYVDPLVHSKVPRLETRADHGIATGLCNPGTYSPEYSGTYFTYCLKGQDGADLPVQWSSPGAYLQNGRNSIVHPLAAERPLTNGLVFRSEPEIAGQAFHTEKSSSVLVQDRIANDKWADFIERHENLTHSPNAPGLHAPMALRKLAVGNATGSPQSEHSAVLAVPKPVYRSRVCCTDPGCKSRMCFSIDTGADRVPGRPYEGEWTSGSGLCYAPLPPMEKRNGLFEPGVLQLEQGNGCRPHPKDAGHGGYPSSRQPGAMKLPTFAERDYNSLPYDGPSRPLPIPPTKSYRSIQPASKIYHDMSQSPPKNYHEMQRVTVSHSHMPPPVYQPRSPVSKYPQLHQRHVYLCPQRGLNIEKAASYKDLGLQLMGDASPNQPSTRNAYPATSEQYLFHTPPPLYSTVSMPYSVVSAGVRNAPSQRDYELPYSGYKVPLSPGHKVNLPDACGTHIRMDFADCPVDCTSQNLQVMPPHNDLGRYRPATSAFQPVRASYRLENPAHIVPKDASVARQTMQEKTSNNLLEDQSFCRIGLHKERSIAAVGKNRGVIAEHGGQKTNNDDDDYNNSSKLSSKGGACSPIIIDSPPRREHKSSSDLYEVTVSKRNEEKMSGKEDQKAQDSGNTDKSLSPSSPLMPVINNVFSLAPYKAYLEASGILSFPNSEKEESSPCSRQKTERQASESYSKQETERPASRSSPITGREDSCKRETEAKNEAAEWGKRESKQAVYDTRQPTAHFDLKADKSNFMQPNLDGHVVEGEMVGGVRMNSQATVLDLSVKKPGSQSNPLTDNISDYKMGDRAIVHEKRETLCNLERIEKRDFQTVVSTPTSESPVSSSTTTFMHKKFQVLKPAPTKLVVTPPLLQNTNNEPSPTVEKHLSVQSLKLPTFKLILPDIIKTVSPRAPEVSHSLSEADSSAKTNKHSHRYFMELHQSLNRLIANSMSHTPEEELKGLLAKMEEDHESKSLPSKTKNISRILEVLKDPRGKEVWLKSGEIASALSCILSQLEIYIYTKNCPFPHVIRAGTIFIPMVVVKETLFPQLQGCYIDQVLQEHRVELRPTTLSEERLLTQLQQRCCSSKLRRLLSLKQLPTIYPDLLSLYYHDCVHKHLDAEFHSGLKREWGEPPAEKTFDQTMKREHSQTGHQLPNKRTPGGLKSRERGEINFKRKRKGRRKNGLNRTFVGKGNEDSELDSNKEVRSDPENSTNAEESCHKWDKSEMLEIKLEEASSEEVEMPEGKTGISFCNEQEVPDVKPLRADQEASKSPMVVQKSCSGLVLKLKRVLFKRKPGGRGQKYCPEPDSRIKGQLSSRGEEVQELQHPPNPEEPRGKVQPDVPQQKKRAAGAAETLRPTRSTSKVLHLRSSMVQIKFHRLLAVHRNSLHHSARRRRRGVRRPAVQRVRPATEINYPALVGKRIRHLYEEKDKSEVWYHGVVVRVHEEHSNPLKTVYEVQYDSEPEWQYYLELLQDYKKGWLKVED